Proteins encoded by one window of Arachis hypogaea cultivar Tifrunner chromosome 1, arahy.Tifrunner.gnm2.J5K5, whole genome shotgun sequence:
- the LOC112702980 gene encoding serine carboxypeptidase-like 26 has protein sequence MLGSKKIFILAIDMNILLCFILSLTTTITTSFIKEAASSSSEFNVKSYEADRVRDLPGQPSSPLVSHFSGYITVNQEHGRALFYWFFEAQSDPSNKPLLLWLNGGPGCSSIGYGAVVEIGPLLVNKNGEGLQFNPYSWNQEANLLFVESPVGVGFSYTNTSSDLTILEDSFVAEDAYNFLVNWLQRFPQFKSRDFFISGESYAGHYVPQLAELVFDRNKDRNKYPFINLKGFIVGNPETDDYYDNKGLLEYAWSHAVISDEQYEKAKKVCDFKQIDWPKECNEAMNTVWQDYSEIDIYNIYAPKCTLNSSTSSLLLDDDDEIETKRMRIFGGYDPCYSTYAAQYFNKIDVQSSFHANIRGENTNTTSVTWKVCNDSILRTYNFSVFSILPIYTKLIKGGLKIWVYSGDADGRVPVIGTRYCIEALNLPLKTTWRTWYHQNQVGGRIVEYEGVTYVTVRGAGHLVPLNKPNEALSLIHSFLTGDHLPTR, from the exons ATGTTGGGGTCAAAGAAGATTTTCATTCTGGCTATAGATATGAATATTCTTCTGTGTTTCATTCTTTCATTAACTACTACTATTACTACATCTTTCATTAAAGaagcagcatcatcatcatcagaatttAATGTGAAAAGCTATGAAGCTGATAGAGTAAGAGATCTTCCTGGCCAACCTTCAAGCCCATTGGTCTCACACTTTTCAGGATATATCACTGTCAATCAAGAACATGGGAGGGCCCTTTTTTACTGGTTCTTTGAAGCTCAATCTGATCCTTCCAACAAGCCTCTCCTTCTATGGCTCAATGGAg GACCTGGATGCTCCTCAATTGGGTATGGTGCTGTAGTTGAGATAGGACCTCTTTTGGTCAACAAAAATGGTGAAGGACTACAATTCAACCCATATTCATGGAATCAAG AAGCAAATTTATTATTTGTGGAGTCCCCTGTTGGAGTTGGTTTCTCTTACACCAACACATCCTCTGACCTCACTATACTAGAGGATAGCTTTGTTG CTGAGGATGCCTACAATTTCTTGGTAAATTGGCTACAAAGATTCCCTCAGTTCAAATCAAGGGACTTCTTTATATCAGGAGAAAGCTATGCTG GCCATTATGTCCCTCAACTTGCAGAGCTAGTATTTGATcgaaataaggatagaaacaagTACCCTTTtattaatcttaaaggttttatt GTGGGGAATCCAGAAACTGATGATTACTATGACAACAAAGGCCTTCTAGAATATGCATGGAGCCATGCAGTTATATCAGATGAACAATATGAGAAAGCAAAGAAAGTATGTGATTTCAAACAAATTGATTGGCCTAAGGAATGCAATGAGGCCATGAACACAGTGTGGCAAGATTACTCAGAAATTGACATATACAACATTTATGCCCCTAAATGTACTCTAAATAGCAGCACTTCCTCATTATtattagatgatgatgatgaaattgAGACCAAGAGAATGAGAATTTTTGGTGGCTATGATCCTTGTTATTCCACATATGCAGCACAATATTTCAATAAGATAGATGTTCAATCATCTTTTCATGCTAATATTAGAGGAGAAAACACAAACACTACTAGTGTAACATGGAAGGTTTGCAA TGATTCCATATTGAGGACTTACAACTTCTCTGTATTTTCGATCCTACCCATCTACACCAAACTCATAAAGGGTGGGCTTAAGATATGGGTTTACAG TGGAGATGCAGATGGAAGAGTACCTGTGATAGGTACACGGTACTGCATTGAGGCCCTTAATTTACCTCTAAAGACTACTTGGCGTACTTGGTACCATCAAAATCAG GTGGGAGGAAGAATAGTGGAGTATGAAGGGGTGACATATGTGACAGTGAGAGGGGCAGGTCACTTGGTGCCTCTAAACAAACCCAATGAAGCTCTCTCCCTCATTCATTCCTTTCTAACAGGGGACCACCTTCCTACGCgctaa